The Pyrus communis chromosome 5, drPyrComm1.1, whole genome shotgun sequence region ACCTCAATACACAATAACTGGAACGCAATGAGATGGAGGCGCGGAATGGTCGCCACGTGTAAAACTGTCAACGGATTGTTTTTCCTTATAGACAGAAATAATTACAGCATGGGTCCTTGGAGTATGACTTAATTGTAGGCTTGGTCTTTAAATtgaaaaagtatcattttttgTCAAGATCTGAATTTTACATAATGTAGGGTGTTGTCATCTCAATAAATGATTTCactaaattatttaaaagcactttcaaacttACCTATAAATGTCCTAAACCTCTGACAAAAGAAAATGTCGTGACCAAATGTGACAGCAGAATACATACGTGCAAGTAAATCGAGAAATAGTGTGAAAATATCATTTCTTTAAAATATAAACGATCTTTTTGTACtgatttatattatattaaagaAAGGGAGACACATTTGAATTACGGATCTAGCCAGTTAAAAAGGAAAACCTAAACACTAAATGTtcgtttggatgtacttttaaaatgattgaaagcgcatttagagaaaatatttttgggtttcaaaaacacttaaatgttttctacaagaagcacataactcgtttggatgtgcttttaagacactttaagtgcttttccaagATTTACTAGCATTTTCATTAAGGAttgtttctaaaaatattttcaccaaaaacgcttttagtcattttaaaagtacatccaaacgagTTATAAGACAATCTACTACTTGaaataaaaatgtcattttcaagCAAGTGTACTGTGTAGTTTGACAAAAATTCTTGAAAGGTCAGTATTTCATAGtttgtcaaattcaaattcaaaatttttaaatactcATAATTCATGGTCCAAAATTAAATTTCCGTAGTAGTTCGGGACCAATGTACAATTAAGCAAACTGTGCGTTTTGGGAAATTTTCTCATTCGACTGTGCGAGGCGATGAATTTCCCTCAACTGAGCGGGTTTTCCATCACTTTTTCCCGAGAAACAAACGGAAAACTAGAAAGAATGAAACTTTTCCAACATCTCAGACAATACTCCATCTCTACTCGCaggaaaaccctaatttcttcaATTGGAGTTGGGCTTCTGCGGAATGTGGGGCCCGAACGATGCTTTTGCACGCGCTCAGAGGACTCGGAGCTGAAGGGATTGCTGGAATACATGGATTCTCTGAAGAACTACGAGAAATTGGGCGTACCCAAAGACGCGGGTACGGATTCGGAAGACGGGTTCGATCTGGGTCGGATGCGACGGTTGCTGGAGCTACTGGGTAATCCTCACTCCAAGTTCAAGGTTCGAATTCTAACTCTATTTCAATGCTTGTGTTCTGTTTATTTAGAGAGAAAGTTGCGAAATTTGACATTGAAAGTGAGAGACTTTTTGTGTTTATTTGTGGAAAGTGCTTCGCATGAAAGTGCTTTTCTACTTTGTTTAAGTTCCATGAAGTGAAATTTATGCATGACATAAGTTAGCagatatttttgttcttttcccaATTTTCATGATCTTGTTTTTGATGTGGTTATTTGTCTGAGCTTGAGAACAAGCGTAATTAACTAGCATGACAGCAATTATAGGCGGTTCACATTGCCGGGACGAAGGGGAAAGGATCAACGGCTGCATTTCTCTCCAACATGTTGAGGGCAGAAGGTTATTCTGTTGGTTGTTATACTAGGTGTGGCTTATTGGTTTGTTTCAATATCTATCATTTTACTTTATGTTTCGAACTTCCTCTGAATTTTTATTATCCTTTTGTTGAGAAGAGACTTTGTTTATGTCTACAGCCCCCACATTCAGACTATAAGGGAACGTATATCAGTGGGAAGGTTTGCTGAACCAGTGTCAGCGAAGGTGTTGAGTTCTCTTTTTGATAGGGTTAAGAAGATTCTGGACCGTGCAATAGAAGTTGAAAATGGGCGTACAAGTCATTTTgaggtatccacttgtgtataAATTTGTTGGTTGCGTTTTGATTAGATGATCATCATATAATGACTACAGAAAAAGATTTCAATACGGTTGAGAAGCTGTATAGCTCTAAAAAACTCATCATTTTCTGCTTTAATCAATGAGAATTTACGTTTTGAAGTCTTGGGAAGGAGCATGTAGTTGAATTCGCAAGattatttttttctctgttCAGCATTTTCTATCGTAGCATCTGGGCATTGTTAATGCTAATTGTTATCACTTTGCATTTTATTAACATGTATTCTTTTCATATACAGTGCTGTTTGAATACATACTGATGCTTTGTGTACTTTTCATGTAAGGGGCTAACTGATTGGAATTTGTTAGGTTCTCACTGCTTTGGCATTCACATTGTTTGCTCAGGAGAATGTTGACATTGCGGTTATTGAGGTTATTCACTTCTCCTTCTAATGTTTTTTCCACAGAATTTCATCTTATTCATGCACATTGCTCAACGTCACCTTCTATTGTCTTTTAAttagaaacaaagaaaaaattgaagggaATCAATTTAAACTGAGGGTTGCTTTGAGTTTTTACTATAAAACCAAAATATTATGATTGTACTGACTTTGCTTAATTCAAATGAACAGGCTGGGTTGGGGGGGGCACGTGATGCAACTAATGTCATTTGTAGCTCCGAACTTGCCACATCGATCATTACTACAATAGGTGAGGAACATTTGGCTGCACTTGGGGGTTCTTTGGAAAGCATTGCAATGGCGAAGTCTGGAATCATTAAACATGGCCGCCCAGTTAGGTGATTCTGCCTTGGAGATTTCATCTGCACAAATAAGCTAAAAGTTTTCTTGCACCGTTCTCCATTTAACTAACTCTTTACCCCATTTCCTTCTAGACatgttataaatgaaaaaattgttAGGTTATTCGATGGTCAACCATGGGGATTCCCTACTTAGATTTTGTAGAATGAAAGTAATTACATGCTGCCTGTTATCTCTTTCTCATGTTCAAATTGCTGGTTATCAGACATCAGAACTGCCATTGCTACTTCTTTTTTCATCGTGGTGGTGTAttgaaatttattaattaatctgATTCTAAttggttatatatatttttaggtGGTTCTGGGTGGTCCATTCCTTCCACATATTGACCAAATTCTTCGTGATAAAGCATTGTTGATGAGTTCCCCTATGGTATTAGCATATGATACTGGAAATAAAAGTAAGATAAATGGTGTTAGCATGCTCAATGGCAGACCATTCCAATCTTGTGATATAGTCATACGAGTTGAAAGGGACTTGCAGCTGGTATGCATTCGGGCATAGGATCTATTGGGTTTTATTTCCAAGGTTCTGTGAAGGACTTGTAATTGTGGGTTTCCTTGCAGTTCATTGAGTTATTGGATGTGAAACTATACATGCTTGGAACTCACCAACTTCAGAATGCAGCAACTGCTACTTGTGCAGCACTATGTCTCCGCAACTTAGGTGAGGGTTAGTTTTATATAATCTTCTGTTGGACAATAATGTTGTCATATTGGAAACCAATAGGTTTTTCCATGTTACATAAGGTCAGAGTCACTTCACGGTTATTGAACATAAGTGATTGAATACCATGCTTTGTTGAGCAGGCTCGTGTCCTTTAGATTTCCCCCCTAATGCTTCTATGTGCACTTCAGGATGGAGAATTTCAGACGGATCCATTAGAACTGGTTTAGAGCAAACAAGCTTGCTTGGAAGAAGTCAGTTTCTAACATCAAAAGAAGCCCAGGCATTAGGATTATCTGGAGCAACAATATTGCTTGACGGAGGtgtgattttccttattttcccTCCCTCCTAAATATCTAGATGAGGCTCTAATATTCAATACTATATATACACTTACTGGTAGGTCGATTACTAAAGGAAAATCAGTATTTATTGTAATTTGTAAATTGTAACTTAGTAGTGCTGATTTCTAACATGAACTCTAATTgtacggttttgtttatggttgAACTCGATTGGAGATTGTCAAGACTATCGAACTGAACTCGAGGCCAATAACTCTAAAAGTTAAAGTTTCTCTTATTTATTACTACCATTGTGTAACGCAATACTAAATGCTTGCTGGGAGTGATTTTTTCAGCCCACACCAAAGATTCTGCAAGAGCGTTGATGGACACTATAAAGATGACATTTCCAGAGGCAGGACTGACTCTTGTGGTTGCAATGGCTAGTGACAAAGATCATCTAGGTTTTGCAAAAGAGTGCCTTTCAGGTACAGTCAGGACTCGGTACTCGGtactcaatttctatgattgtaTTGTTACTTATTCTATAATATTCCCTGGTTGTGATGTTTCATTGTTGGGGCGTCGGGCGTGGGAAAGATGGGAGCATGTACCTTCATGACAGATGGACTCCATAGAGATCTGACCGCATTGTTTGATTTTCTAGGTGGGCATGTAGAGGGTGTCATTTTGACCGAAGCTAACATCGCTGGAGGAAAATCTCGCACAACTGCAGCCTCATTGTTAAGAGATTGCTGGATCCAAGCTTCACAAGAATTGGAAACAGATATTCTTCACGACGAAATGCCGGAACACCAAAACTCAACTATGGATCAATTACTTTGCATAAGCAGGTCAGGAAGTAGACCGATTTTGTCCACCGAGGGTTCGTTTCAGGCATCCCTGAAGATAGCAAATCAGATTATCAAAGGAAGAACGGGGGACCGGTTGCGAATTGTTGTAATTACTGGTTCCTTACATATTATTTCACTGGTGTTAGCCACCCTTCATGGTTAatctgtaattttatttttaaccc contains the following coding sequences:
- the LOC137735088 gene encoding dihydrofolate synthetase → MNFPQLSGFSITFSRETNGKLERMKLFQHLRQYSISTRRKTLISSIGVGLLRNVGPERCFCTRSEDSELKGLLEYMDSLKNYEKLGVPKDAGTDSEDGFDLGRMRRLLELLGNPHSKFKAVHIAGTKGKGSTAAFLSNMLRAEGYSVGCYTSPHIQTIRERISVGRFAEPVSAKVLSSLFDRVKKILDRAIEVENGRTSHFEVLTALAFTLFAQENVDIAVIEAGLGGARDATNVICSSELATSIITTIGEEHLAALGGSLESIAMAKSGIIKHGRPVVLGGPFLPHIDQILRDKALLMSSPMVLAYDTGNKSKINGVSMLNGRPFQSCDIVIRVERDLQLFIELLDVKLYMLGTHQLQNAATATCAALCLRNLGWRISDGSIRTGLEQTSLLGRSQFLTSKEAQALGLSGATILLDGAHTKDSARALMDTIKMTFPEAGLTLVVAMASDKDHLGFAKECLSGGHVEGVILTEANIAGGKSRTTAASLLRDCWIQASQELETDILHDEMPEHQNSTMDQLLCISRSGSRPILSTEGSFQASLKIANQIIKGRTGDRLRIVVITGSLHIISLVLATLHG